One Chryseobacterium sp. StRB126 genomic region harbors:
- a CDS encoding M20/M25/M40 family metallo-hydrolase, whose protein sequence is MKKVLLTLLGILAILAAIVLIKTYTYPFKKSTSGDGEGWKPVKNDSAVARFSGGIKIPTVSTGSLGEFNYAPFEQFKEYLKTTYPLVYQNTENVEVNQYGLVFRLKGSNPKLEPILFLSHMDVVPPGDADVKNTTENIFRPDDKPAEPVAKVAEDWDFAPFSGTVANGRIYGRGAIDMKGMLFSLMEAMNNQIKSKQISQRDIYLAFGFDEEVGGQKGAIQIADYFKKKGLKFDAVYDEGGLIMRKGNVAGVDADVAVVGCAEKGFLSAKIKVKGLGGHSSMPPMESAIGKAAVIMQRLEDEQMKPVITPLIKEFFDNIGGAMPFTTRMALANQWLLKPILISQLTKNNTTNALVRTTTALTMMKGSDGTNVLSPEVEFVVNFRLLPGNTVKDVRDHIAKATKGFDVEVEEIDNTREASAISPSNTKAFKLIEAGVKEIYPEAIVSPYLTMAGTDAGKYEIVSKNVYRFMPVRINSSEQQSIHSTNEYLSIENYLKMIHYFEFMMKNYDK, encoded by the coding sequence ATGAAAAAAGTCCTTTTAACCCTTCTGGGCATTCTCGCTATTCTGGCTGCCATAGTATTAATTAAAACATACACTTATCCTTTTAAGAAAAGCACTTCAGGAGATGGAGAAGGATGGAAGCCTGTAAAAAATGATTCCGCAGTAGCAAGGTTTTCCGGAGGAATAAAGATCCCTACGGTTTCTACAGGAAGTTTAGGTGAGTTTAATTATGCTCCCTTTGAACAGTTTAAAGAATACCTGAAAACAACCTATCCGTTAGTATACCAAAATACGGAAAATGTTGAGGTTAATCAATACGGATTAGTATTCAGGCTGAAAGGAAGCAACCCCAAACTGGAACCTATCTTATTCCTTTCTCATATGGATGTGGTTCCGCCGGGAGATGCTGATGTAAAAAATACTACTGAAAATATCTTCAGACCGGATGATAAGCCGGCAGAACCTGTTGCGAAGGTGGCTGAAGACTGGGATTTTGCGCCTTTTTCAGGAACAGTGGCCAATGGCCGAATTTACGGCAGAGGAGCAATAGATATGAAAGGGATGCTTTTCTCTTTAATGGAAGCTATGAATAATCAGATTAAAAGCAAACAGATTTCTCAGCGTGACATCTATCTGGCTTTTGGTTTTGATGAAGAAGTGGGCGGACAAAAAGGAGCCATTCAGATTGCTGATTATTTTAAGAAAAAAGGATTGAAGTTCGATGCTGTTTATGATGAAGGCGGACTCATTATGCGAAAAGGAAATGTAGCCGGAGTAGATGCTGATGTAGCTGTAGTAGGATGCGCTGAAAAAGGCTTTCTTTCTGCAAAAATAAAGGTAAAAGGGTTAGGCGGACACTCCTCAATGCCACCTATGGAAAGCGCGATAGGAAAAGCTGCGGTCATTATGCAAAGACTCGAAGACGAACAGATGAAGCCCGTGATAACTCCATTAATTAAAGAGTTTTTTGATAATATCGGTGGAGCAATGCCCTTTACAACCAGAATGGCATTGGCCAACCAATGGCTTTTAAAACCTATATTAATTTCTCAACTTACCAAAAATAATACAACCAATGCATTGGTAAGAACCACAACTGCTTTAACCATGATGAAAGGAAGTGACGGAACGAATGTGCTTTCTCCGGAAGTTGAATTTGTAGTCAATTTCAGACTTCTGCCCGGAAATACAGTAAAAGACGTACGAGACCATATTGCAAAAGCTACAAAAGGTTTTGATGTGGAGGTAGAAGAAATTGACAATACAAGAGAAGCTTCTGCCATATCGCCATCCAATACCAAAGCTTTTAAATTGATTGAAGCAGGAGTAAAAGAAATCTATCCCGAAGCCATTGTTTCCCCCTATCTTACCATGGCCGGAACCGATGCCGGTAAATATGAAATTGTAAGCAAAAATGTTTACAGATTCATGCCTGTTAGAATCAATAGCTCAGAACAACAGAGTATTCACAGTACCAATGAGTATCTCAGTATAGAAAACTATCTGAAAATGATCCATTATTTTGAGTTCATGATGAAAAATTATGATAAGTAG
- a CDS encoding DUF2490 domain-containing protein, which produces MMFGIRKTLIILGTTGCLGSLVKAQISPPGLGDANTAFWSAFGVKRNLDSLGKKQTMSYIAIGRKSTPANDNLFAKQAIFVLNHEFYYSFTPHQQYSYALSYRRQPEYEKEAPYDKEGIEQEFRVYGRYAYTFDLGKKMKLKNTLRQEFRKFFDADFHKVEEDFQLRTRIKSQLTYNLSPRNNQKLALSAEALFSISHLNEHEQHWNSFGYRELRLAAYYMFNIPNSPFTVDIGYMNDLIRDSKSIHHGGVHYIAADLIWNIPYKKKETTDQDHLD; this is translated from the coding sequence ATGATGTTTGGTATAAGAAAAACCCTTATCATATTAGGTACAACAGGTTGTTTGGGAAGCCTTGTAAAAGCACAGATCAGTCCGCCTGGTCTTGGAGATGCAAACACTGCATTCTGGTCGGCTTTTGGAGTGAAACGTAATCTGGATTCTTTGGGAAAGAAGCAAACCATGAGCTATATTGCTATTGGGCGTAAAAGCACTCCAGCCAACGATAATCTGTTTGCTAAGCAGGCTATTTTTGTGTTGAATCACGAATTTTATTATTCTTTTACCCCTCATCAGCAATACAGTTATGCGCTAAGCTACCGCCGACAGCCTGAGTATGAGAAAGAAGCTCCTTATGATAAAGAAGGTATAGAACAGGAATTCAGAGTTTATGGAAGATACGCCTATACTTTTGATCTTGGAAAAAAGATGAAGCTTAAAAATACACTTCGTCAGGAATTCAGGAAATTCTTTGATGCGGATTTTCATAAAGTGGAGGAAGATTTTCAGTTAAGAACTCGTATCAAAAGCCAGTTGACTTATAATTTATCTCCGAGGAACAATCAGAAACTAGCCTTAAGTGCTGAAGCGTTATTTTCCATCAGCCATCTGAACGAACATGAACAGCACTGGAACTCTTTTGGATATCGGGAGCTACGTCTTGCAGCCTACTATATGTTCAATATCCCCAATTCTCCTTTTACAGTAGATATTGGCTATATGAATGATCTGATCAGAGACAGCAAAAGTATTCATCACGGAGGAGTTCACTACATTGCTGCAGACCTCATCTGGAATATTCCTTATAAAAAGAAAGAAACAACAGATCAGGATCATCTTGATTAA
- a CDS encoding helix-turn-helix domain-containing protein codes for MENQVKILREKMNMTQNELAERSGLSLRTVQRVEAGSILKGFTLKVLAKALNIQPEDLIILPKEEANIQRAKKINLSALAGLIIPYGGIIFPAILTYQTKDLKNRELGKSMICTQIIISVIFSVLMIICPFIQKLFSFKLPLFIIPLLLFLCLKLFIIIKNGISLNTTQNLSIKLKTNFI; via the coding sequence ATGGAAAATCAGGTTAAAATTTTAAGAGAGAAAATGAATATGACTCAAAATGAGCTTGCTGAGAGATCCGGACTTTCTCTTCGGACAGTTCAAAGGGTTGAAGCTGGAAGTATTCTAAAAGGTTTTACATTAAAAGTACTTGCAAAAGCTTTGAACATTCAACCGGAAGATCTGATTATTCTCCCAAAAGAAGAAGCTAATATCCAACGAGCTAAAAAGATTAATTTATCTGCATTGGCCGGTTTGATTATTCCATACGGAGGGATTATTTTCCCTGCCATTTTAACTTATCAAACAAAAGATCTGAAAAATAGAGAACTGGGAAAAAGTATGATCTGCACCCAGATCATTATCTCAGTAATTTTTTCAGTTTTAATGATTATCTGTCCGTTTATTCAGAAGCTATTTTCATTCAAATTACCACTTTTCATTATTCCTTTACTCCTGTTTTTATGCTTGAAGCTATTCATTATCATTAAAAATGGAATCAGCCTGAACACAACACAGAATCTAAGTATTAAACTGAAAACCAACTTCATATAA
- a CDS encoding TonB-dependent receptor domain-containing protein codes for MIRSSECELPMKLMSYVHKTEQKDFITDKIIQWLKPFFIFFFSLISTTQLSAQDLQGEITGKVNMVDGQPLRAISVSLLEADRQTLTDDDGSYRFTNINAGSYTVKLQILGSKEIRIPVEVKAGENITLDYRLTKENIQAIQEVVIMKNVNRFSKKESGFVARLPLKNLENPQVYNTVTKELFQEQVAVDLGSISKNVPGAGVPMIANQGRVTFRSRGFETEPNARNGVAGAAFSVIDPVNLERIEAIKGPSATLFGKSVASSYGGVYNRVTKKPYNKFGGEVGYVGGSWDYNRLTVDVNTPVNKDRTALFRLNAAGTFEKSFQDLGFTNSLAIAPSFSYQINDRMSLLLDIEFNQAKGTSVVRFNPYTGSNKTKSIADMKFPYYKNFLGDDLAYETQMMNIFAQLNYKVSENWTSQTIISRARSTINGYISAINGKTDSTASAQVMVGTTSFIATNIQQNFIGDFHIGRFRNRMVVGLDYYNNSNHFDRYHTNTKVFNFVHPSSDFRVNRNTIDALTATSAMRKENNSDNTYAAYVSNVFNVTDQLMVMASLRVDRFQFKGVYDITTGQIKGGLSNSGTQSGPYAQTALSPKLGLVYEIVKNKVSLFGNYMNGFNNVSGVDINGNSFKPEYANQLELGVKGDIFNHKLVGTLSYYNIRVDHILRTNPDDINYSIQDGAQLSKGFEAELTANPFDGLNIVAGYAYNDSKFTNANPSVNGLRPALSGPANMFNFWISYRVAQGKLKGLGIGGGGNMGSSSYQTNTQTAKVIIPSYTMFDLGIFYDQPKYRVGLKFDNITNEKAWSVRLTPQAPARFLGSVSLKF; via the coding sequence ATGATACGATCAAGTGAATGTGAACTTCCGATGAAGTTGATGAGTTATGTCCATAAAACAGAGCAGAAGGATTTTATAACAGATAAAATAATACAATGGCTTAAGCCATTTTTCATTTTCTTCTTTTCCCTGATAAGCACAACCCAACTATCTGCACAGGATCTTCAAGGCGAAATAACAGGTAAGGTTAATATGGTGGATGGACAGCCTTTAAGAGCAATATCTGTTTCATTATTGGAAGCAGATCGCCAAACTTTAACGGATGATGATGGGAGCTATCGTTTTACAAATATAAATGCAGGTTCCTATACCGTAAAACTACAAATCTTAGGATCTAAAGAAATACGTATTCCTGTTGAAGTAAAGGCAGGAGAAAATATAACATTGGATTATCGGTTGACTAAAGAAAATATTCAGGCAATACAAGAAGTGGTCATCATGAAAAATGTCAACAGATTTTCTAAAAAAGAAAGTGGATTTGTTGCAAGACTTCCTTTAAAAAACCTTGAAAATCCTCAGGTATACAATACCGTAACCAAAGAACTTTTTCAGGAGCAGGTGGCTGTAGATCTTGGAAGTATTTCTAAAAATGTACCGGGAGCAGGGGTTCCTATGATTGCTAATCAGGGAAGAGTAACATTCCGTTCAAGAGGATTTGAAACGGAACCTAATGCAAGAAATGGAGTGGCAGGAGCTGCTTTTTCAGTGATTGACCCTGTAAACCTAGAACGTATTGAAGCCATAAAAGGTCCTTCTGCAACTTTATTTGGGAAAAGTGTAGCGAGCAGTTATGGTGGAGTATATAATCGTGTAACGAAAAAACCGTATAATAAATTTGGCGGTGAAGTAGGATACGTGGGCGGAAGCTGGGATTATAACAGATTGACTGTAGATGTAAATACACCGGTTAATAAAGACAGGACAGCGCTTTTCCGTCTTAATGCTGCAGGAACATTTGAAAAGAGTTTTCAGGATTTAGGATTTACCAATTCATTAGCCATTGCACCAAGTTTCTCCTATCAGATTAATGACCGTATGTCGCTTCTTTTGGATATAGAGTTTAATCAAGCCAAAGGAACTTCAGTGGTACGTTTTAATCCTTATACAGGAAGTAATAAAACGAAATCTATTGCAGATATGAAATTCCCTTACTATAAAAATTTCCTTGGCGACGATCTTGCGTATGAGACCCAAATGATGAATATCTTTGCTCAACTGAATTATAAGGTATCCGAGAACTGGACTTCTCAGACAATTATATCCCGCGCAAGATCAACAATCAACGGTTATATTTCAGCGATTAACGGGAAAACAGATTCTACAGCAAGTGCTCAAGTGATGGTTGGGACTACTTCATTTATTGCTACAAATATTCAACAGAACTTTATCGGAGATTTTCATATTGGACGTTTCAGAAACAGAATGGTAGTAGGATTGGATTACTATAATAATTCAAATCATTTTGACCGTTATCATACCAATACAAAGGTGTTTAATTTTGTTCATCCTTCTTCGGATTTTAGAGTGAACCGCAATACCATTGATGCACTTACTGCAACTTCTGCTATGAGAAAAGAAAATAACAGTGATAATACTTATGCTGCTTATGTTTCGAATGTTTTCAATGTAACAGATCAGTTAATGGTAATGGCCAGTCTGAGGGTAGACAGATTCCAGTTTAAAGGAGTGTATGACATTACCACAGGTCAGATAAAAGGAGGTTTGAGTAACAGTGGAACGCAGTCCGGGCCCTATGCACAAACAGCACTTTCACCTAAATTAGGTCTTGTTTATGAAATAGTAAAGAATAAAGTTTCTCTGTTCGGAAACTATATGAACGGTTTCAATAACGTGAGTGGAGTAGATATTAATGGAAATTCATTCAAGCCAGAATATGCCAATCAATTGGAGTTGGGAGTGAAAGGAGATATTTTCAATCATAAACTTGTCGGAACATTGAGTTATTATAATATCCGTGTTGATCATATTTTAAGAACCAATCCGGATGATATCAACTATTCCATTCAGGATGGAGCTCAATTAAGCAAAGGGTTTGAAGCAGAGTTAACAGCCAATCCTTTTGATGGATTAAATATTGTAGCCGGGTATGCTTATAATGACAGTAAGTTCACCAATGCCAATCCTTCCGTTAACGGATTAAGACCTGCATTATCAGGTCCTGCGAATATGTTCAATTTCTGGATCAGCTACAGAGTTGCACAAGGTAAATTAAAAGGCCTTGGAATAGGTGGTGGTGGAAATATGGGATCTTCATCTTATCAAACCAACACACAGACTGCTAAAGTGATTATTCCTTCCTATACAATGTTTGACCTTGGAATTTTCTACGACCAGCCAAAATATAGAGTAGGATTGAAGTTTGACAATATTACCAACGAGAAAGCTTGGTCTGTACGTTTAACACCACAGGCACCAGCCCGTTTCTTAGGAAGTGTTTCTCTGAAATTCTAA
- a CDS encoding helix-turn-helix domain-containing protein, with the protein MNGKKLKEIRKELGLTQTELAKLIGRTTMRTVQNWESDKNAIPDYVDEFLKNEIHQRHTPNFVSNNSNTDFKNLSVDDKLNYLFKQNEQIIKENEELKDMVDDLTLKIEISLAPILRHFKLNADSKEKNNNKSSIN; encoded by the coding sequence ATGAACGGAAAAAAATTAAAAGAAATAAGAAAAGAATTAGGATTAACGCAGACGGAACTTGCTAAATTAATAGGCAGGACCACAATGCGTACGGTCCAAAATTGGGAATCGGATAAAAATGCTATTCCTGATTATGTTGATGAATTTTTAAAAAATGAAATACATCAAAGACACACACCGAATTTCGTATCTAATAATAGCAATACAGATTTCAAAAACTTGTCAGTAGACGACAAATTGAATTATTTGTTTAAGCAGAACGAACAAATAATAAAAGAAAATGAAGAACTTAAGGATATGGTTGATGACTTAACTCTGAAAATAGAGATCTCTTTAGCTCCAATTTTAAGACATTTTAAACTTAATGCTGATAGTAAAGAAAAAAATAACAATAAAAGCTCAATTAATTAA
- a CDS encoding DNA methyltransferase, with product MKITEKITITNEDNMELMARYPDNYFDLAIVDPPYGLGAKLVEGGKSKKRRFNKNLEAVKWDEVPSTDYFNELFRVSKNQIIWGSNYFDLPPTRCNIIWDKKQTNFTGADFELAWTSFDKASKAFRLSRVEAYTNGKIHPTQKPVALYTWLLDKYAKHGDKILDTHLGSGSIAIACYDYGFELTACELDEDYYNDSINRIKNHVSQLKIFQ from the coding sequence ATGAAGATAACCGAAAAAATAACAATCACAAACGAGGATAACATGGAACTTATGGCAAGATATCCAGATAACTACTTTGATCTAGCTATTGTTGACCCACCATATGGATTAGGTGCAAAACTTGTTGAAGGAGGAAAGTCCAAAAAAAGAAGGTTTAATAAAAATTTAGAAGCGGTTAAATGGGATGAAGTTCCATCGACAGATTATTTTAATGAGTTGTTCAGAGTATCTAAAAATCAAATTATTTGGGGGAGTAACTATTTTGATTTACCACCAACCCGATGCAACATAATTTGGGATAAAAAACAAACAAATTTTACTGGAGCAGATTTTGAACTAGCATGGACATCCTTTGATAAAGCAAGTAAAGCCTTTAGACTTAGCAGAGTAGAAGCATATACTAATGGTAAAATTCATCCAACTCAGAAACCAGTGGCTTTGTATACTTGGCTATTAGATAAATATGCAAAACACGGAGATAAAATACTTGATACGCATTTAGGATCTGGTAGTATAGCAATAGCCTGTTACGATTATGGATTTGAGTTAACAGCCTGTGAGCTTGACGAAGACTACTACAATGATTCAATTAACCGAATTAAAAACCATGTATCACAACTAAAAATATTCCAATGA
- a CDS encoding helix-turn-helix domain-containing protein codes for MRNPKTNPEIESIKNRLRQEILPEGYIPNSRVAKQIDLLDATATLEYAKKQNRPVRRALPGECEAKRKDIYKQYQKKQQDYMYNSKEAAEELGISRNNLWYHKNVNNITPIKVGKRNYFTEAEIIRFRACVLQAS; via the coding sequence ATGAGAAACCCAAAAACAAACCCAGAAATTGAGTCAATTAAAAATAGACTTAGACAGGAAATTCTTCCTGAAGGATATATTCCAAATTCAAGAGTTGCAAAACAAATAGATCTACTTGATGCAACAGCAACCCTAGAGTATGCAAAAAAACAAAACCGCCCAGTTCGTAGAGCATTACCGGGAGAGTGTGAGGCTAAAAGAAAAGATATATACAAGCAATATCAGAAAAAACAACAAGACTACATGTATAATTCTAAAGAAGCTGCTGAAGAGCTTGGAATATCTAGAAACAATCTTTGGTATCATAAAAATGTGAACAATATTACTCCGATTAAAGTTGGCAAAAGAAATTACTTCACAGAAGCCGAAATAATCAGATTTAGAGCTTGCGTTTTACAAGCTTCATGA
- a CDS encoding replicative DNA helicase — MEQVNGRLPPSEIDFERLIIGTLLIDKKAIDVCIKRLGRNSDVFYDPRHVEIYSVVQKLKESDVPIDMMTVIQELKRTDKLTIAGGDHYIINLTMGVSSSAHLEYHVMSVWQSYLRRKLINICGNLIDESYNNTESTLDIFTKLQTKVFEIEEEIAAQQETPNAQDLFQQVIEQQKQNVIPGVPCKNRDIQFRMNGWRNGSLVVIGARPAMGKTAFVLDEALGIAKQGNPVAFVSFEMSAIELQERQMANELEINGTKFRDRQLSDQDWQRIYQCSIFENLPLYIIEGKTVNFELNRTIAKLRLLKKEKGLKMVIWDYIQLTEVAGLEKGKNREQIISTISRKMKQLAQELDLPIVALSQLSRSVEQRPGKRPQLADLRESGAIEQDADVVGFLFRPEYYKIDKWDNDPEGAETDTKGQVELMVEKFRGGSVFTERMKFRGDYQRFYPIEEEFEYKNPVPLGNLSDAFDAPANEKRIIQDEEYPF; from the coding sequence ATGGAACAAGTAAATGGAAGACTTCCGCCAAGTGAAATTGACTTTGAAAGATTGATCATAGGTACATTGCTAATAGACAAAAAAGCAATAGATGTGTGTATCAAAAGACTGGGGCGAAACTCAGATGTTTTTTACGATCCTAGACATGTAGAAATTTACTCTGTAGTTCAAAAACTAAAAGAGTCTGATGTGCCAATTGATATGATGACTGTTATACAGGAGCTTAAGAGAACAGATAAATTAACAATTGCCGGAGGTGATCATTACATTATCAATCTTACAATGGGAGTAAGCTCATCTGCTCACCTGGAATACCATGTTATGTCGGTTTGGCAATCGTATCTACGTAGAAAGCTGATTAATATTTGTGGAAACTTAATTGATGAATCTTACAACAATACAGAATCTACACTTGATATTTTCACTAAACTACAAACAAAGGTATTTGAAATTGAAGAAGAAATCGCTGCACAGCAGGAAACGCCAAACGCTCAGGACTTATTCCAGCAGGTAATAGAACAGCAAAAGCAGAATGTTATTCCGGGTGTTCCATGTAAAAACAGGGATATTCAGTTCAGAATGAACGGATGGAGAAATGGATCTTTAGTTGTAATAGGTGCAAGGCCGGCTATGGGAAAAACGGCTTTTGTTCTTGACGAAGCATTGGGAATTGCTAAACAGGGGAATCCGGTAGCTTTTGTAAGCTTTGAAATGTCAGCGATAGAGCTCCAAGAAAGGCAGATGGCGAATGAACTTGAAATCAATGGAACTAAGTTCCGCGATCGTCAACTTTCAGATCAAGACTGGCAGAGGATTTATCAGTGCTCAATATTTGAAAATTTACCACTTTACATAATAGAGGGAAAAACCGTCAATTTTGAACTCAATAGGACAATTGCTAAGCTGAGGCTTTTAAAGAAGGAGAAGGGGCTTAAAATGGTCATTTGGGACTATATTCAGCTCACTGAGGTAGCCGGATTAGAAAAGGGAAAGAATAGAGAGCAAATTATCTCTACAATTTCCAGAAAAATGAAACAACTTGCCCAAGAATTAGATTTGCCGATTGTTGCTCTTTCTCAATTATCAAGATCTGTAGAACAAAGACCTGGAAAAAGACCTCAATTAGCAGACTTAAGAGAGTCAGGAGCGATTGAACAAGATGCTGATGTTGTGGGTTTTCTTTTCCGTCCAGAATATTACAAAATAGATAAATGGGATAATGATCCTGAAGGCGCAGAAACGGACACAAAAGGGCAAGTTGAATTGATGGTTGAGAAGTTCAGAGGCGGTTCGGTTTTCACTGAAAGAATGAAATTTAGAGGGGATTATCAAAGATTTTACCCTATCGAAGAAGAGTTTGAATATAAGAATCCGGTCCCATTAGGAAATCTCTCAGATGCTTTTGACGCTCCGGCTAACGAAAAAAGAATAATCCAAGATGAAGAATACCCATTCTAA
- a CDS encoding YopX family protein, protein MREIKFRGKNVDNDEWMYGFLTKCQNRIWENGQSSQDGYKMQIISHEMPIGVWDVISETVGQYTGLKDKNGVEIYEGDIVRILYTDWGSKPESDPRTLHQYLNDISYIAKVVFERNSWMVSIFGEKYKEWYFDGITPGKHGFIEVIGNIHSNPELLK, encoded by the coding sequence ATGAGAGAAATAAAATTTCGCGGAAAAAATGTTGATAATGATGAGTGGATGTATGGGTTTTTAACAAAATGCCAGAATAGAATATGGGAAAACGGGCAGTCGTCTCAAGATGGATATAAGATGCAAATTATATCACATGAAATGCCTATTGGTGTTTGGGATGTGATTTCTGAAACAGTTGGCCAGTACACCGGACTAAAGGACAAAAACGGAGTAGAGATATACGAGGGAGATATTGTTAGAATACTATATACGGATTGGGGTAGTAAACCAGAATCAGACCCAAGAACGTTGCATCAATATCTTAATGACATATCATATATCGCGAAGGTAGTATTTGAACGCAATTCGTGGATGGTATCTATTTTTGGTGAAAAATATAAGGAATGGTACTTTGATGGAATTACACCTGGTAAGCATGGTTTTATCGAAGTCATCGGCAACATTCACTCCAATCCAGAGCTGCTAAAATAA
- a CDS encoding DNA methyltransferase encodes MKALEELTQDIREKLPISTVLNIDCLEYMSTVPDLFFDWAVCDIEYGIGASKPSDKSGYVIQKNGDRKYVKGVDYAHSDWDMKKSSSEYFEQLKRISKNQIIFGGNYYGLEGGYLIWDKLNGLSDQYGCELAWLSFSNRTDIVYYMWAGMMQGIYCGKDVRKALVQQGNKKLNEKRIHETQKPVILYDWLIQEYNIRGKVFDSHLGSGSNRIAQYRNGNEFYACEIDLKKFEDQEFRFKIELSTPTLF; translated from the coding sequence ATGAAAGCACTAGAAGAACTAACCCAGGATATTAGGGAGAAGCTACCAATTTCAACAGTTTTAAATATTGACTGTTTAGAATATATGAGTACAGTTCCGGATTTGTTCTTTGACTGGGCGGTTTGTGATATTGAATATGGAATAGGCGCAAGTAAACCATCTGATAAATCCGGATATGTGATTCAGAAAAATGGCGATAGAAAATATGTAAAAGGCGTTGACTACGCTCATTCAGATTGGGATATGAAAAAATCTTCATCAGAATATTTTGAACAACTAAAAAGGATAAGTAAAAATCAAATCATTTTTGGAGGTAATTATTACGGGCTTGAAGGTGGTTATTTGATCTGGGATAAACTTAATGGGCTTTCAGATCAATATGGATGCGAACTTGCTTGGCTATCTTTTTCTAACAGAACTGATATTGTGTACTATATGTGGGCTGGTATGATGCAAGGAATTTATTGTGGGAAGGACGTTAGAAAGGCTTTAGTTCAGCAAGGAAATAAAAAGTTGAACGAGAAGCGAATTCATGAGACACAGAAACCTGTAATTCTTTACGATTGGCTTATTCAAGAATATAATATCCGCGGTAAAGTGTTTGATTCTCATTTAGGATCTGGAAGCAACCGGATAGCGCAATATCGTAATGGAAATGAATTCTATGCTTGTGAAATTGACTTGAAAAAATTTGAAGATCAAGAGTTTCGATTTAAAATAGAATTGTCAACACCAACATTATTTTAA